From a region of the Fibrobacter sp. UWB16 genome:
- a CDS encoding FRG domain-containing protein yields the protein MKSLSEYIDAVNEFRKNSELSKTILFRGQSNADWSIQSSLERAGVLNILFEEYYKTIDCYKPEFNAYGKNFKRNVKFPNGYNFDFSDYNPISYNQFPEIEYLTYLRHHGFPSPLIDFTQSEYIALFFACENAINVNKANTNGKIFALNSNLIDAFSCGYKEFHRIGHYVDTDPRHIAQQSEYLIACCFSSDKWMFVPFDLEQNLRDSSVKGNSVLEIEVVASAKMELLQELNKMNINHFTLYRDEDSLVKKMKFDFLQKQRRLG from the coding sequence GTGAAATCACTTTCTGAATACATTGATGCTGTCAATGAGTTTCGCAAAAACTCTGAATTGTCAAAAACGATTCTTTTTCGTGGACAGTCAAATGCTGATTGGTCTATTCAGTCTTCTCTTGAGCGTGCGGGAGTATTAAATATTCTGTTCGAAGAATATTATAAAACAATTGATTGTTATAAACCAGAATTTAATGCCTATGGAAAAAATTTTAAACGAAATGTTAAATTTCCGAACGGTTACAATTTTGATTTTTCTGATTACAATCCTATTAGCTATAACCAATTTCCGGAAATAGAATATTTAACTTATTTGAGACATCACGGATTTCCTTCGCCTTTAATTGATTTTACTCAATCGGAATACATTGCTTTGTTTTTTGCGTGTGAAAATGCTATTAATGTGAATAAGGCTAATACTAATGGAAAAATCTTCGCTTTAAATAGTAATTTAATAGATGCTTTTTCTTGTGGATATAAAGAATTTCATAGAATCGGTCATTATGTTGATACTGATCCGAGGCATATTGCCCAGCAATCTGAATATTTGATAGCATGTTGTTTTAGCTCTGATAAATGGATGTTTGTTCCATTTGATCTTGAACAGAACTTGCGGGATTCCTCAGTAAAAGGAAATTCTGTTCTAGAAATTGAAGTTGTTGCATCTGCTAAAATGGAGCTTTTGCAAGAGCTAAATAAAATGAATATAAATCATTTCACTTTATATCGTGATGAGGATTCGCTTGTGAAAAAAATGAAATTTGACTTTCTTCAAAAACAAAGGAGGTTAGGATGA
- a CDS encoding Rpn family recombination-promoting nuclease/putative transposase, giving the protein MSEENNATRRNHDPFFRWLFSDVGHLRNLLELAGKVNYDVGEFISAINMDTLVRIPDSYSEVDDTGEADLAFRVNVSTGAPILVGILLEHKSGRDPNVLDQIARYVNSVMKIYDKNRAFSGIPTMAIIFYNGRENWNPLKRLEEDYPEYFRGSVLPFHCAFVNMADIPDSDCLTCEDVATGMGVVAMKYAFNKEKLLEVLPQFHDSLRKMHRNEASCLLQKINIYLKEYVDEGVLKELDMAFVSVGQKYGFVSAGDVFRQRLAEARKEVDEERKKAEEEMLKTARGLYEDGVPLETLVRRFNLTEEQICGK; this is encoded by the coding sequence ATGAGCGAAGAAAATAATGCAACGAGACGAAACCACGATCCGTTTTTCCGTTGGCTATTTTCTGATGTTGGGCATCTTAGAAATCTGTTGGAACTTGCTGGCAAAGTAAATTATGATGTTGGTGAATTCATATCGGCTATAAATATGGATACTCTAGTCCGTATTCCAGATTCGTATTCAGAGGTTGACGATACGGGTGAAGCGGATTTGGCGTTTCGTGTGAATGTGTCGACAGGTGCACCGATTTTGGTTGGAATTCTGTTAGAACATAAATCGGGACGGGATCCAAATGTTCTTGATCAGATTGCTCGTTATGTCAATTCTGTGATGAAGATTTATGATAAGAATCGTGCATTTAGCGGAATTCCGACGATGGCAATTATCTTTTATAATGGACGGGAAAATTGGAATCCACTTAAGAGACTTGAAGAGGATTATCCGGAGTATTTTCGTGGTTCTGTATTGCCCTTCCATTGCGCTTTTGTGAATATGGCGGATATACCCGATAGCGACTGTTTGACATGCGAAGACGTTGCAACTGGAATGGGCGTTGTCGCAATGAAGTATGCGTTCAATAAGGAAAAGCTGTTAGAGGTCTTGCCTCAATTCCATGATTCCTTGCGAAAAATGCACCGTAATGAGGCGTCTTGTCTATTGCAAAAAATAAACATATATTTGAAAGAGTACGTTGATGAAGGTGTTCTCAAGGAGCTGGATATGGCATTTGTAAGTGTTGGACAAAAATACGGCTTTGTTAGTGCCGGTGATGTGTTTCGTCAAAGACTTGCCGAAGCTCGCAAAGAAGTGGACGAAGAACGGAAAAAAGCTGAAGAAGAAATGCTTAAAACGGCTAGGGGACTTTATGAAGATGGGGTTCCCTTAGAGACTCTCGTTCGCAGATTTAATCTGACGGAAGAACAAATTTGTGGAAAGTGA
- a CDS encoding flavodoxin has translation MNKIAVIFWTGTGNTEVMANEVVAGAKEAGADVTLFNTSAFSTDKAQEFDKFALGCPAMGAEELEDSEFQPLYDQLKAQISGKKVVLFGSYGWGGGEWMNPWKEDAANAGLVLADEPLAIEGAPDDAGKEKCRELGKVLALS, from the coding sequence ATGAACAAAATTGCTGTTATTTTCTGGACAGGTACGGGTAACACCGAAGTTATGGCGAATGAAGTGGTTGCTGGCGCAAAGGAAGCTGGCGCCGATGTGACGCTTTTCAATACGTCTGCTTTTTCTACCGATAAGGCCCAGGAATTTGACAAGTTTGCTTTGGGCTGCCCGGCAATGGGTGCCGAAGAACTCGAAGATAGCGAATTCCAGCCGCTTTATGATCAGCTGAAGGCTCAGATTTCGGGTAAGAAAGTCGTGCTTTTCGGCTCTTACGGCTGGGGTGGCGGCGAATGGATGAATCCGTGGAAAGAAGATGCCGCAAATGCGGGCCTTGTGCTTGCTGATGAACCGCTCGCTATTGAAGGCGCTCCGGATGATGCTGGCAAGGAAAAGTGCCGTGAACTCGGTAAGGTCCTTGCGCTTTCGTAA
- a CDS encoding DUF1490 family protein: MSMFKNEKFWLVVAGAVGSAVAKKVLKAKKTRELAVQGLAHGMKFTADAKAAFQDMKDEAADICNDAKAEAGLDK; encoded by the coding sequence ATGTCTATGTTCAAAAACGAAAAATTCTGGCTCGTTGTTGCCGGTGCTGTGGGTTCTGCTGTTGCTAAGAAAGTGCTCAAGGCAAAGAAAACACGCGAACTTGCTGTTCAGGGACTTGCTCATGGCATGAAGTTCACGGCTGACGCCAAGGCTGCTTTCCAGGATATGAAGGACGAGGCTGCCGACATTTGCAACGACGCTAAGGCAGAAGCAGGTCTCGACAAGTAA
- the feoB gene encoding ferrous iron transport protein B — MAPKLFTIAIAGNPNCGKTALFNALTGARQSVGNWPGVTVEKKEGFFELGNQHIRVVDLPGTYALFANAEDERAAVDYLLTREADLIVNIIDASNIERNLFLTSQLVDMQIPMVIAANMIDIAEKRGLHLDLDILAERFGVPVIPLSAVNERSITNFISEMAHVVAGKKMTPKAIDYGEKVEAAVKYLEPKVEPVAKLLDADARWVSLMYLGNEKSYADKFAEAKVQINKAEVTQILGEESEFAMADSRYSLAHEIAGKTILSNRSKRTWSDKLDSVLLNRWASLPIFLLVMYLVFWVAVTIGSAFIDFFDVLFGAIFVDGLGYLLTDVFHAPGFVSAILADGIGAGIQTVSTFIPVIFFMFLCLSFLEDSGYMARAAFVADRFMRFLGLPGRAFVPMMVGFGCGVPGIMGSRVLESKRERFLTIFLVPFMSCGARLPVYALFAAAFFGTQAGTVVFALYLAGVLFAIVYGLILRRSLFVGEASNFVMELPPYHLPKFKSLMIHSWLRLRDYVIRAGKVITIAVAILGFLNSFGFVDKLYTEINGEKTEIVKSEEGYAMVQDEKEVPLPEGVVIDESKVQTESEFTAGNGDSENSLLSVIGKAITPVFEPFGVESNNWPASVSLFTGLLAKEAVIGTMNSLYSMAGPGDAAEAPKAAEPAAVEKVAEAPAPAAEPVAVADSADARHPEQSEGSSEVAVADSAVADSAVVADSAAAEPATAEEKPLIAGVDECPAEEEEEGGAPDILGAFKEALGTIPENLSEVFGSLTDILGTSGELEAQNAAELKKVTLDKILDAKAITCEEYASIETFSEDEGADKAREEVFAKLAAAGLTLSEDEIGALEEGDLSETADIYANLRSYFHNPDKNGNPVDGFNWQVFAFLIFILLYVPCLAAMGVVVREIGLGLGVLMAVVQTILAWAVAVLLYQVPVGGNVFWIVSSIIVLVATFVFLKLFGMSANKKGRFED, encoded by the coding sequence ATGGCTCCGAAGCTTTTTACTATTGCAATTGCCGGTAACCCGAACTGCGGTAAAACGGCTCTTTTTAATGCCCTTACGGGTGCTCGCCAGAGTGTTGGTAACTGGCCGGGCGTGACTGTCGAAAAGAAGGAAGGCTTTTTTGAACTCGGTAACCAGCATATCCGCGTGGTGGACTTGCCGGGTACTTATGCGCTTTTCGCGAATGCCGAAGACGAACGCGCCGCTGTGGACTACTTGCTCACTCGCGAAGCGGACCTCATTGTCAATATCATTGATGCCTCGAACATTGAACGTAACTTGTTCTTGACTTCTCAGCTTGTCGATATGCAGATCCCGATGGTGATTGCGGCGAACATGATCGACATCGCAGAAAAGCGCGGCTTGCATTTGGATTTGGATATCCTCGCTGAACGTTTCGGTGTGCCGGTGATTCCGCTTTCTGCCGTGAACGAAAGAAGCATCACGAACTTCATCAGCGAAATGGCGCATGTTGTTGCGGGCAAGAAGATGACGCCCAAGGCGATTGATTACGGCGAGAAGGTTGAAGCTGCTGTCAAGTATTTGGAGCCGAAGGTCGAGCCGGTTGCAAAGCTTTTGGATGCGGATGCCCGCTGGGTTTCGCTCATGTACTTGGGCAACGAAAAGAGCTATGCGGACAAGTTTGCCGAAGCCAAGGTGCAGATTAACAAGGCCGAAGTCACGCAGATTCTCGGCGAAGAAAGCGAATTTGCGATGGCGGATTCACGCTACAGTTTGGCTCACGAAATTGCAGGTAAGACGATTCTTTCGAACCGTTCCAAGAGAACCTGGTCCGATAAGCTTGACTCCGTGCTTTTGAACCGTTGGGCTTCGCTCCCGATTTTCCTCTTGGTCATGTACCTGGTCTTCTGGGTTGCAGTGACGATCGGTTCTGCGTTCATTGATTTCTTTGACGTGCTGTTTGGCGCTATCTTTGTGGATGGCCTTGGCTACTTGCTCACGGATGTGTTCCATGCGCCGGGCTTTGTGTCTGCAATCCTCGCCGACGGTATCGGTGCTGGTATCCAGACTGTGTCGACGTTCATCCCGGTCATCTTCTTCATGTTCCTCTGCCTTTCTTTCTTGGAAGACTCGGGTTACATGGCACGTGCCGCTTTTGTGGCGGACCGCTTTATGCGATTCCTCGGACTCCCGGGTCGTGCATTCGTGCCGATGATGGTTGGTTTTGGTTGTGGCGTGCCGGGCATTATGGGCTCTCGCGTGCTCGAATCCAAACGTGAACGTTTCCTCACGATTTTCCTCGTGCCGTTCATGAGCTGCGGCGCTCGCCTCCCGGTGTATGCGCTGTTTGCGGCAGCATTCTTTGGAACGCAGGCAGGGACGGTCGTGTTTGCCCTCTACCTCGCGGGCGTTCTCTTTGCGATCGTGTACGGCTTGATTCTTCGCCGCTCCTTGTTTGTGGGTGAGGCTAGCAACTTTGTCATGGAGCTGCCGCCTTATCACTTACCGAAGTTCAAGTCGCTCATGATCCACTCCTGGCTCCGTTTGCGCGATTACGTTATCCGTGCCGGTAAGGTGATTACGATTGCCGTTGCAATACTTGGCTTCCTCAACAGCTTTGGCTTTGTGGACAAACTCTACACCGAAATCAATGGCGAAAAGACCGAAATCGTGAAGAGCGAAGAAGGCTACGCCATGGTGCAGGACGAAAAGGAAGTCCCGCTCCCCGAAGGTGTCGTGATTGACGAATCCAAGGTCCAGACGGAAAGCGAATTTACGGCGGGTAACGGTGATTCCGAAAACAGCTTGCTTTCTGTAATCGGTAAGGCAATTACCCCGGTTTTTGAACCATTCGGTGTTGAATCCAACAACTGGCCTGCATCTGTGTCGCTCTTCACTGGCCTCCTTGCTAAGGAAGCTGTGATTGGTACGATGAACTCGCTGTACTCTATGGCAGGCCCTGGCGATGCTGCTGAAGCTCCGAAGGCTGCCGAACCCGCTGCTGTTGAAAAGGTGGCTGAAGCCCCGGCGCCTGCTGCAGAACCGGTCGCAGTTGCCGATAGTGCTGACGCTCGTCATCCTGAGCAGAGCGAAGGATCCAGTGAAGTCGCTGTTGCTGATTCCGCAGTCGCTGATAGCGCAGTTGTCGCAGACAGTGCTGCTGCTGAACCTGCCACCGCTGAAGAAAAGCCCCTTATCGCAGGCGTGGACGAATGCCCTGCCGAAGAAGAGGAAGAAGGTGGTGCTCCGGATATTCTCGGTGCATTCAAGGAAGCCCTTGGCACGATTCCGGAAAACTTGAGTGAGGTCTTCGGCTCTCTCACGGACATTCTCGGAACATCTGGTGAACTCGAAGCGCAGAATGCCGCAGAACTCAAGAAGGTCACGCTTGATAAGATTCTTGATGCAAAAGCGATTACTTGCGAAGAATACGCTTCTATCGAAACCTTCAGCGAAGATGAAGGTGCCGACAAGGCTCGCGAAGAAGTCTTTGCAAAGCTCGCTGCCGCTGGTCTCACGCTGAGCGAAGATGAAATCGGCGCTCTCGAAGAAGGCGACTTGAGCGAAACGGCTGACATCTATGCCAACCTCCGCTCTTACTTCCACAACCCGGACAAGAACGGAAACCCGGTCGATGGATTTAACTGGCAGGTGTTTGCATTCCTCATCTTCATCTTGCTCTATGTGCCGTGTCTTGCTGCGATGGGTGTCGTGGTTCGCGAAATCGGCCTTGGGCTCGGTGTGCTGATGGCTGTGGTGCAGACAATCCTCGCTTGGGCTGTCGCGGTGCTCCTCTACCAGGTTCCGGTTGGTGGCAACGTGTTCTGGATTGTAAGCTCGATCATCGTGCTTGTGGCAACATTCGTGTTCCTTAAGCTCTTTGGTATGAGCGCAAATAAGAAAGGGCGTTTCGAAGACTAA
- a CDS encoding metal-dependent transcriptional regulator: protein MENNHVKLSQSLEDYLEMVHMLRLANGIARVKDIAAALSVKMPSVAKAILELKKLGLVTQEPYSGVELTEEGRKAAADVLNRHILLKGFLIRLGVSEAIADKDACSMEHILSAETLSIIEDFMKKGNEGVVAKKANALKAKKGK from the coding sequence ATGGAAAACAATCACGTAAAGCTCAGCCAGAGCCTCGAAGACTATCTGGAAATGGTGCATATGCTTCGCTTGGCAAACGGGATTGCCCGTGTCAAGGATATTGCCGCCGCCCTTTCTGTGAAGATGCCTTCTGTGGCAAAAGCGATTCTTGAACTTAAAAAGCTGGGCCTTGTGACTCAGGAACCCTATAGCGGTGTGGAACTCACCGAAGAAGGGCGTAAGGCGGCTGCCGATGTGCTGAACCGCCATATTCTTTTGAAGGGCTTTTTAATCCGTCTCGGCGTTTCCGAAGCAATTGCAGATAAGGACGCCTGCAGCATGGAACATATTCTTTCGGCTGAAACCCTTTCGATAATCGAAGACTTCATGAAAAAAGGAAATGAAGGTGTCGTTGCGAAAAAGGCGAATGCATTAAAGGCAAAAAAAGGAAAATAA
- a CDS encoding heavy metal translocating P-type ATPase → MRFRIVYDKPGRLRLRAGAYAFEREYEARIHKACLSEPCVKSVVVRSVNGGLLFEYSAKAGDFETSRKQILDFVSALNPKELPECDGETEYQLQALDDGFKASLTGMIARRYLSRWFLPLPIRTAITVVRGLRYVARGISTLMSGNLTVDVLDGAAIGASLLQKNYESAGTVMFLLGVSGLLEDYTKARTRTALTGSLAVKVDKVWVVKDGVDTLVDMKDVQVDDLVRIRSGSMIPVDGRVIEGEAFVNESTMTGESKAVMKTAGRIVFAGTVLEEGAILVKVHAVNSNTKIQKIVELIDRSEDLKASVQSRAEHLADSIVPFSFLGFGLTLLLTQNISRAVSILMVDYSCAIKLSTPISVISALREAADMDMTVKGGKYLEELALADTIVFDKTGTLTKAEPRLEKIIPFGEYSEKRILKIAACIEEHFPHSMARAIVKAAMERNINHAEEHADVQYIVAHGIATSLKGKRVVIGSKHFVIEDEKVNVSEANQAIIDEQAGAASVIYLGIGGELAGAICIGDPPREEAADAIRGLRESGIKNVVMLTGDSLNAAERVAEHLEIDTFFAQVLPEDKHHYVERMKAEGKRVIMVGDGINDAPALAAANVSVAMSDASDIARETADVTLRRENLEDLVELRLLSQKLMERISENYRFIVVFNTSLLVGGFLGLLSPTTSAFLHNVSTMGICAKSMTKLKVE, encoded by the coding sequence ATGAGATTCAGAATCGTTTACGATAAGCCGGGTCGCCTTCGCTTGCGTGCTGGGGCGTACGCTTTTGAACGTGAATATGAAGCGCGCATTCACAAGGCTTGCTTGAGTGAGCCTTGCGTTAAAAGTGTTGTGGTGCGTAGCGTCAATGGTGGCCTCCTTTTTGAATATTCCGCCAAGGCGGGCGATTTCGAGACGAGCCGTAAGCAGATTCTTGATTTTGTAAGTGCGCTCAACCCCAAAGAGTTGCCTGAATGCGATGGTGAAACGGAATACCAGTTGCAAGCTTTGGACGATGGCTTTAAAGCAAGCCTCACGGGAATGATTGCAAGGCGCTATTTGTCGCGTTGGTTTTTACCGCTTCCGATTCGCACGGCAATTACGGTGGTTCGTGGATTGCGTTATGTGGCTCGCGGAATTTCGACGCTCATGAGCGGAAACCTCACCGTCGATGTTTTGGACGGAGCTGCGATTGGTGCTAGCCTGCTCCAGAAAAATTATGAATCCGCAGGTACGGTCATGTTCCTTTTGGGTGTTTCGGGCTTGCTGGAAGATTACACCAAGGCGCGTACGCGCACGGCTTTGACAGGTAGCCTCGCCGTCAAGGTAGATAAGGTCTGGGTCGTGAAAGACGGCGTAGATACTTTGGTGGATATGAAGGACGTCCAGGTCGATGACTTGGTCCGCATCCGTTCCGGTAGCATGATTCCTGTTGATGGTCGCGTGATTGAAGGCGAAGCCTTTGTGAACGAATCGACGATGACGGGCGAATCCAAGGCGGTGATGAAGACCGCCGGCAGAATCGTTTTTGCAGGGACTGTTCTTGAAGAAGGCGCGATTCTCGTGAAGGTGCATGCGGTCAACAGCAATACGAAAATTCAGAAAATCGTGGAACTGATCGACCGTAGCGAAGACTTGAAGGCGAGCGTGCAGAGCCGTGCGGAACATTTGGCGGATAGCATTGTGCCGTTCAGCTTCCTGGGCTTTGGGCTTACGCTTTTGCTGACGCAGAATATTTCGCGTGCGGTTTCCATCTTGATGGTGGATTACTCTTGCGCGATAAAACTCTCGACTCCGATTTCCGTGATTTCTGCATTGCGTGAAGCGGCGGATATGGACATGACGGTGAAGGGCGGCAAGTACCTGGAAGAACTTGCTCTTGCCGATACGATTGTGTTCGACAAGACGGGAACGCTCACGAAGGCGGAACCGCGACTTGAAAAGATTATTCCGTTTGGCGAATATTCCGAAAAGCGAATCTTGAAAATTGCGGCGTGCATCGAGGAACATTTCCCGCATAGCATGGCTCGTGCGATTGTCAAGGCGGCAATGGAACGCAATATCAATCACGCCGAAGAACATGCCGATGTGCAGTACATCGTGGCGCACGGTATCGCAACATCGCTCAAGGGCAAGCGCGTGGTCATCGGAAGCAAGCACTTTGTCATCGAAGACGAAAAGGTCAATGTTTCTGAAGCGAACCAGGCGATTATTGACGAACAGGCGGGTGCCGCATCCGTGATTTACCTCGGCATTGGCGGCGAGTTGGCGGGTGCAATTTGCATTGGCGACCCTCCGCGTGAAGAAGCTGCAGATGCCATTCGCGGACTGCGTGAAAGTGGCATCAAGAATGTGGTGATGCTGACGGGCGATAGCTTGAATGCTGCAGAACGCGTTGCGGAACATTTGGAAATCGATACGTTCTTCGCGCAGGTCTTGCCAGAAGACAAGCACCATTATGTGGAACGCATGAAGGCCGAAGGCAAGCGCGTGATTATGGTGGGCGACGGCATTAATGATGCTCCTGCTCTTGCTGCCGCGAATGTCTCTGTTGCCATGAGCGATGCTTCGGATATTGCCCGCGAAACTGCCGATGTGACGCTCCGCCGCGAGAATCTCGAAGACCTCGTGGAACTGCGCCTCTTGAGCCAAAAGCTGATGGAACGCATCTCCGAAAATTACCGCTTTATAGTTGTTTTCAATACAAGCTTGCTTGTAGGCGGTTTTCTCGGACTCCTCTCGCCGACAACGTCTGCCTTCTTGCACAACGTATCGACAATGGGCATTTGCGCAAAAAGCATGACCAAGCTGAAAGTGGAGTAA
- a CDS encoding DUF3793 family protein — MDRNLDSCLVRQCAPTLAGHKLGNLFCVDVADGVLLCNILARWNQALNPKGVIARVIAERCGRYFIYVYRNSALQNLGCSCEVRNFLKGFGYSCFDAESLLNFFQVRMTRSVCFPHEVGVFLGYPLDDVKDFITYGGKNYKLIGCWKVYNDVPNSMHIFEVYKKCQKILRERFESGDSLEELTVAC, encoded by the coding sequence ATGGATAGAAACCTTGATTCCTGCTTGGTTCGACAATGTGCCCCGACACTTGCGGGGCACAAGTTGGGCAATCTCTTTTGTGTTGATGTTGCTGATGGTGTTTTGCTTTGCAATATCCTTGCGCGTTGGAATCAGGCCTTGAACCCTAAGGGCGTTATTGCTCGCGTTATTGCTGAACGCTGTGGACGTTATTTTATTTATGTCTACCGGAATAGCGCTTTACAGAATTTGGGATGCTCTTGCGAAGTTCGTAATTTTTTGAAAGGTTTTGGTTACAGTTGCTTTGATGCTGAATCGCTTTTGAACTTTTTTCAGGTTCGCATGACGCGCTCGGTGTGCTTTCCGCATGAAGTGGGCGTGTTTTTGGGCTACCCGCTTGACGATGTGAAAGATTTTATTACGTACGGCGGTAAAAATTACAAGCTGATTGGCTGCTGGAAGGTCTATAACGACGTGCCGAATTCCATGCACATTTTTGAAGTATACAAAAAGTGTCAAAAGATTTTACGAGAACGATTTGAATCAGGCGATTCTTTGGAAGAATTGACTGTAGCGTGTTAA
- a CDS encoding FeoA family protein, whose translation MGCNCGCGGKSQTKKWDLEPKFSDLKKGDKVEIVGYNEGDARYKSKLLSMGLVRGVTLEVLQIAPLGDPIEVSVLSYRLSLRRQEANVLKLKRV comes from the coding sequence ATGGGTTGTAATTGTGGTTGCGGCGGCAAGTCGCAAACTAAAAAATGGGATTTGGAACCGAAATTTTCGGATCTCAAGAAGGGCGACAAGGTTGAAATTGTCGGCTACAATGAGGGCGATGCCCGCTACAAGTCCAAGCTTTTGTCGATGGGACTTGTCCGTGGTGTAACGCTTGAAGTCTTGCAGATTGCGCCTCTCGGGGATCCGATTGAGGTGAGTGTTTTGTCGTATCGTTTGTCGCTTCGCAGACAAGAAGCGAACGTTCTTAAATTGAAGAGGGTCTAA